The following proteins come from a genomic window of Miscanthus floridulus cultivar M001 chromosome 2, ASM1932011v1, whole genome shotgun sequence:
- the LOC136538374 gene encoding phosphatidylinositol 4-phosphate 5-kinase 1-like: MRRVAPAMIAAGSAGGEETAEGAVVEKTLLNGDVYRGGFSGGSPHGKGKYVWADGCMYEGEWRRGKASGKGRFSWPSGATFEGEFRSGRIEGQGVFVGPDGATYRGAWVADRRHGVGAKSYANGDYYEGQWRRNCQDGHGRYVWANGNQYVGEWRAGVLSGRGVLIWANGSRYDGVWENGVPKGTGVFTWPDGSRYVGSWPGSCVDLPAISGTFFAPVGAGAAGLVRKRSSVEGVGEKATPRICIWESEGEAGDITCDIVDALEASVLYKEAAAVAGGTTYMRALPQRNTRRAASGVPRWASSAATTPESKRPGQTISKGHKNYELMLQLQLGIRHSVGKSSAVPMRALEQGDFDPGKKFWTRFPPEGSKVTLPHSTAEFRWKDYCPMVFRHLRKLFAVDTADYMLAICGNDALRELSSPGKSGSFFYLTQDDRFMIKTVKKSEVKLLIRMLNSYYNHVNRYKNSLITRFYGVHCVKPLNGQKVRFIVMGNLFCSEYQIHRRFDLKGSSYGRTADKFEDEIDETTTLKDLDLNFVFRLQRSWYTDLHEQLRRDCDFLESEGIMDYSFLVGVHFCDDISASKMGSSTFTASPKLLTKSESFQGGGTPELCFSDDDFDLIPDCRRKPLIRLGAHMPARAEQASRRSEFDPLLLTGVGFLFPDVILFFGIIDILQDYSLRKRAEHAYKSLQTDPNSISAVDPKLYSKRFQDFIGRIFVEDG; the protein is encoded by the exons ATGAGGCGGGTGGCGCCGGCGATGATCGCCGCCGGCAGCGCTGGCGGCGAGGAGACGGCGGAGGGTGCGGTGGTGGAGAAGACGCTGCTCAACGGGGACGTCTACCGCGGCGGGTTCTCCGGCGGCTCGCCGCACGGGAAGGGCAAGTACGTGTGGGCGGACGGCTGCATGTACGAGGGGGAGTGGCGGCGGGGCAAGGCGTCCGGGAAGGGCCGCTTCTCGTGGCCGTCGGGCGCCACGTTCGAGGGGGAGTTCCGCAGCGGCCGGATCGAGGGCCAGGGCGTGTTCGTCGGCCCCGACGGCGCCACGTACCGCGGCGCGTGGGTGGCGGACCGGCGCCACGGCGTGGGCGCCAAGAGCTACGCCAACGGGGACTACTACGAGGGCCAGTGGCGGCGCAACTGCCAGGACGGCCACGGGCGGTACGTCTGGGCCAACGGCAACCAGTACGTCGGGGAGTGGCGCGCCGGGGTGCTCTCCGGCCGCGGCGTGCTGATCTGGGCCAATGGCAGCCGCTACGACGGGGTCTGGGAGAACGGCGTGCCCAAGGGGACCGGGGTCTTCACGTGGCCCGACGGCAGCCGGTACGTAGGTTCCTGGCCTGGAAGCTGCGTCGACTTGCCGGCTATAAGCGGCACGTTCTTCGCGCCGGTCGGCGCTGGGGCTGCTGGTCTTGTGAGGAAGAGGTCCTCCGTGGAGGGTGTGGGGGAGAAGGCTACCCCGCGGATCTGCATCTGGGAGTCGGAGGGCGAGGCCGGAGACATTACCTGCGACATCGTTGACGCGCTCGAGGCGTCCGTGCTCTACAAGGAGGCGGCCGCTGTCGCGGGAGGAACAACGTACATGCGAGCACTGCCCCAGAGGAATACCCGGCGAGCAGCCAGTGGAGTCCCACGCTGGGCGTCGTCGGCGGCCACCACGCCGGAGAGTAAGCGACCCGGGCAGACCATCTCCAAGGGACACAAGAACTACGAGCTCATGCTGCAGCTGCAACTGGGTATCAG GCATTCCGTGGGAAAGTCTTCGGCTGTGCCGATGCGAGCACTGGAACAGGGCGATTTTGACCCAGGGAAGAAGTTCTGGACACGGTTCCCACCAGAGGGTTCGAAGGTCACACTACCACATTCAACTGCGGAGTTCCGGTGGAAGGACTACTGCCCCATGGTGTTCAG GCATTTGAGGAAGTTGTTTGCTGTTGATACAGCGGATTACATGCTTGCGATCTGTGGCAATGATGCTCTGAGGGAGCTGTCTTCACCCGGGAAAAGCGGGAGCTTCTTTTACCTTACCCAAGATGACCGATTCATGATTAAGACAGTGAAGAAATCAGAAGTCAAG CTGCTAATTCGAATGTTAAATAGCTACTACAATCATGTCAATCGATACAAGAACTCATTAATCACGAGGTTCTATGGTGTACACTGTGTGAAGCCCCTTAATGGACAAAAG GTCCGATTCATTGTCATGGGTAATCTGTTCTGTTCAGAATACCAGATTCATCGCCGTTTTGATTTGAAAGGTTCATCCTATGGACGAACAGCAGACAAGTTTGAAGATGAAATTGATGAGACAACTACACTCAAGGACTTGGACCTCAATTTTGTCTTCCGGTTGCAGCGATCTTGGTACACCGATCTCCATGA ACAATTGAGACGAGACTGCGATTTTTTGGAATCAGAAGGGATTATGGATTACAGTTTCTTGGTAGGAGTTCACTTTTGTGATGACATCTCTGCCTCAAAGATGGGATCATCTACTTTTACTGCTTCTCCAA AGCTTTTAACAAAGAGTGAGTCATTTCAAGGTGGTGGCACGCCAGAGCTCTGCTTCTCAGATGATGATTTTGATCTGATACCTGATTGCCGTCG GAAACCTTTGATTAGACTGGGTGCACACATGCCAGCCCGGGCAGAGCAAGCATCCAGAAGGAGCGAATTCGACCCGCTTCTCCTAACAGGCGTGGGGTTCCTATTCCCCGACGTGATTCTCTTTTTCGGGATAATCGACATCCTCCAGGATTACAGCTTAAGAAAGCGGGCCGAGCATGCTTACAAGTCATTACAGACAGATCCCAACTCAATCTCTGCCGTGGACCCGAAGCTCTACTCGAAGAGGTTTCAAGATTTCATCGGCAGAATTTTTGTGGAAGATGGCTAA